The nucleotide window TTTGTCCGCAGATAAAAATCCAAAGCAGTTTGGGGGTAGAGTTATGTCCTTCTTATGGTAGTACACAGTAACGCTAATAATGTTTGTGTATTGCACATTTACAAGATTGTCCTTCATTTCTGGGGGCAATATTTTTCGCATGATATTGGCGCACGTCTTGGAGTTGACCGTAAGGATGACATTTCTCCCGTATATACAGGCAGTTTTGTTCGAGTGTTTTTTCTTGATGGTACACACCCAAGTGTCTTCGTTGTGCTTTTCCACAAAATCTACTTCCTCATTCGTCCacacgtattttttatttatgtttttttttagcttgtCAATTATTTCGTACATGCCATATTTCAAGGATATTGTTTTtcccaaaattttttttttttttttttgttcatatgcTTTTGAgccttttttggctagctggggGTAGAACAGCGGCATGACTTGGAGGACTGCGCGTTTGCACTTTGCGTAGATTCGCTTTACGAAGTGGAGGCACCCTTCCACTGGGGGGGCGGTGTCCGCGAAGGAGCGCTGGCCCTTCATGGCGTCCACCCCTGCGTGGCGTTCAGTTGCGCATTCATCATTTGATAAACTGCTATTCGAGGGGATTCCACTCTCGGGGATGCCCCTCTCAGGGCTTCTACTCTCGCTGCCGCTCTTCGTAGGGCCGCTATTCACCGGACCACTGTGCGCCTCCCCGCCGAGGGAGTCCCCGCCAGCTGTGTCCCCCCCGATGGTGTCCCCCCCAACGGAGTCTCCCCCCACGGTGTCCCCGCTGGGCGTGTCCTGCCTGTACAGCACGCTGTTGAAGGAGGGGGCCTGGTCATACGTGTGATTCATTCTTTGCGCAAAGGAGTGTTGGAGacccacgggggggggagcggcaccGCCAGCTTTGCCTCCGCTGAGGCAGTCCACTCGGTCCGCTCGGTTGACTGGGTCAAATGGGCCAACTGGGTAGACTCCCCTCCGCGCCCTCTCCTGCCACACGCGCAAACTGTTCATCTTACTATCGAACAGCTTGAGGttgcgcgaaaaaaaggagatggCCGAGATGCTGCCCACGCCCCCACACGACCCATATATCAAAGGCAGCAACAGAAAGTTATAGTGTTGCAGGTCAAAATTTTCCCGCATGTAATCTTCGACGCTAATGTCCTCATCGTAGGTGCTCAACCTTTTGTACCGCTTGAATAGGAGCCTATATAAAAGCTTCACTTTATTGGTTACACTTATAAGGGGGAAAGCAAAGTAGCCCCAAATGGTGAGGCGAAGGGGATGTAGCTTTCCACCTGAATACACATATCGTAGGAGCTTTCTGTTGAGGACCCTTACGTGTGACAGGAGGTTTAATTCCTTGAGCAGCTGGTAACTGTCGTcagatattttaaaaatgtttggGCCCAACTCGCAGAGGAAGTTCTTCCCTTGGTCTTCTAGCCATTCTGTTTTGATGTACCCTCCGAGGGTTTGCTCCTTCTCCAGGATAAGGATGGTTATGTTtggttt belongs to Plasmodium vivax chromosome 6, whole genome shotgun sequence and includes:
- a CDS encoding protoporphyrinogen oxidase, putative (encoded by transcript PVX_111315A), which gives rise to MRDETTMRDGPTMRDGPTMRDGPTRANASSGVSTPTGTDEGPPMEQHTYDVVIVGGGLFSCCLHYFLKRKKPNITILILEKEQTLGGYIKTEWLEDQGKNFLCELGPNIFKISDDSYQLLKELNLLSHVRVLNRKLLRYVYSGGKLHPLRLTIWGYFAFPLISVTNKVKLLYRLLFKRYKRLSTYDEDISVEDYMRENFDLQHYNFLLLPLIYGSCGGVGSISAISFFSRNLKLFDSKMNSLRVWQERARRGVYPVGPFDPVNRADRVDCLSGGKAGGAAPPPVGLQHSFAQRMNHTYDQAPSFNSVLYRQDTPSGDTVGGDSVGGDTIGGDTAGGDSLGGEAHSGPVNSGPTKSGSESRSPERGIPESGIPSNSSLSNDECATERHAGVDAMKGQRSFADTAPPVEGCLHFVKRIYAKCKRAVLQVMPLFYPQLAKKGSKAYEQKKKKKILGKTISLKYGMYEIIDKLKKNINKKYVWTNEEVDFVEKHNEDTWVCTIKKKHSNKTACIYGRNVILTVNSKTCANIMRKILPPEMKDNLVNVQYTNIISVTVYYHKKDITLPPNCFGFLSADKTNHILGCFYTSNMFKERCNDDSVVVLTLYMGGQNNPNDVYLEEKEITQIVSKELTKIFHVQNNAQPVILKVKKWFDSIPFYSHNYERHLKRFLNELHNPQYRNLFVDSGWITGTSISDRIASARDLSEFMAASVLAVK